DNA sequence from the Caldilineales bacterium genome:
ATGGGCGGATGGGGAGGGAGGGGGGGGGTGGGGAGTGGTGGGATGGGCGGATGGGGAGGGGGAGGGAGGGTGGGTGGGGGAGTGGTGGGATGGGCGGATGGGGAGGGAGGGAGGGAGTTGACGGTGGGGGAGGGGTGGGGTAGGATGGGGGTGTAGATGTTGCTTGTCGTTGTCTCGCGTTTTTGAGGTGCGATTATGGCCCGTGGCCGCCGTGAAAGTGAGTGGCTCGTCATCCGTAGATGTCTGGCGTTGATCCGGCGTGTGGAGCGGGGGCCAGCCACGCGCGAGGAGTTGTTGGAGGCATTGCTGGCTGCCGAGCAGGTGGGGGCGAATACGCTCAGCCGGGAGCAGCGGCGGACGCTGGCAGCGCAGCCTGACCCGGCGTTGCTGAAACGATTAGAGCAGGATCTGGCGCGGGTTCGGGAGAGCTTGCTGGTGGATGTTCATTTCGACCGCAAGCAGGGTCGCTACGACATCGATGGGACGTGGCTGGGGCTGCTGGATTTGCCAGATGAGGATCTGGCGACCGTCGCCTGGTTAGAGGAGACGTTCGAGATGGATTCGCCGCAGCACGATGAGGTGCATGCGCTGACGGGGCGGTTGCGACGCTTTCTCAGCCCGGCCCGGCGCGGCGACCTGGAGCAGCAGCGCAGTCTGCTGACACTGGATGTGCGGCAGCGCGACGACGACGCCATCCCCCCAGAGGTGTGGGAGGGGCTTAGCCGGGCGGTGTCGCGCCGGCAGCGGATCGCTTTCGATTATGTTTCACCGCAGTATGGCGATGGTCTGGCCCGGCGGCATGTGGTAGAGCCATACGAGGCGCCCCATTTCGATGCGGCGAGGGGGCATTTCTATCTGCGGGGCTGGTGTCTGGCGATGGTGGGGCCAGGGGGTCGAGAGGAGGTGCGCCGCAATATCCCCTACCGGTTGGGGCGAATGAGCAGGCTGGAGGTGCTGCCAGATAAGTTGCCGCCCGGGCGGCCGCATTCGCCGACGTTTGCGGTGGTGTACCGGCTGAATCCGGAGGTAGCGCGGCTGGGGGTGTCGCGACATCCGCACATCGTGATCGAGGCGGTGGAGCGAGAGGAGGACGGCGGGGCGGTGGTGCGGGGGGTGACGGAGGATGTGTTCTGGGCGCAGTTGGAGTTGATGCACTACCGCGAGAATTGCCAGGTGTTGGGCGGGCCGGAGTTGTTGGCGTCGATGCGGGAGACGGTGAGGAGGATGGGGGAGGTGTATAGGAGGGGGGATGATGTCCCTGTGGTTGTGGGGGGAGCGGTGTGATATGATGATGGTGAAAGTTGAGGCTGTTCAAAGGAGGCAACTCATTGACTAACTACGATATCCTTTTTGCGTTGGGCTATGACGATCCAGATTCTGTCATTGGCCCCTATATCAAACATGTGGCCAATGGCGGCCTGGCCGCTTACAAGACAATATTTCAGACCGGAAAGAAGATTGGCGAACCTGTCTATGTTCATTTTCTGAATGGCGTGTTTACCGCCGAGCGTCTGCGCTTGCTGGTTAAGTTGAGCGATGTTGAAGCTCGCGTGTTGTACTGCGCCTATTCGATCCACGATATCAACAAGTTGGTGGAGAACAGAGGTAGATCCTTCAATGCCCTGGCCGTGAAGGAAACGGTACAGGCTGAATTGGAGCGGGTCGGCGCAGTGGATTTCTTCCCTGAGTATCAAGACTACCTCGAAGACATCACCTGGCTGGTGCGCTATCATTCTAGTCATTACTCGACAGCTGCTGAGGGGTTGATCCCGGCGCTGCAACTGTACCGGCTGGAGCGCGAGCGAGTGCAGAAGGTGTTGGGACCACTGATGCGCGCCCTGGATGTGCTCGAACTTTCCACCAGCCTGGGGGAACGCGCTCACAAGGCCCAGTTTTTGCTCCTCCTCAACCAAATCGGCGAGGCCCAATACACTTTCGTTACCCACCAAGTGGCAGAGCAAAGGGGGCTGCTCACCAACGTGATCCACAATCGGATCAGCCGTCACCTGGAACGACGCTGGGAGATGATGCCGTTACTTTTCTACCCCGAAGGAGTCGCCTATTTAGTCAGGCAAGATCGCATGCCGATAATGACAGCGGACGATCTGGACGCTATTGGCAATGCTGTTGCTCGCGGCGCGGCGAGTATGTCGCGCGGCGAGTATGCCAAGTTCATTCGTTCGGGCAACCAGGGCATCAAGGTCGATCGTCAGTGCCTGGACCTTGGGCTGTCTTTCGAGGACATCTTCAACGTTGTCAACAACCACGTCGCAGCCAAAGTCACCGGCAAACGCTTCAAGATCGAGGATATGGAGGTCAAGGCACGAAGCGATCTAGTGGCCGTACTTGGGGACGAGAAGCACGCAGATCAAAGGCCTCGAATTCAGGGGCTGCTGGACCGTCCGTCACTCTATCCAGCATCTCAGGCCGGGGTAGGGACCGGGGAACTGTTGCGGGCATATTACATCTTTCTGGGCGATCACTTGAAGAAGCAGGTTGGCGATCCCTGGCAATATCTCTACACCTGGCTGGAACTGACACCCGATCAGACCGCTTCATACAACTTGCTCGACCCACGCTATCAGCGCGCCTTTGTCATCGCCAGTGACCTCCAGCTTGCTATCGAACCTCTGTACGAGCGGATTCTGGCAGATGGGGCAAAGTTGATGCCTGAGAAAGAAGAAGAAGGCCTGGGAGATTACGCAGCCTTAGCTGATTACACCACTCGCGCTGTTACTTTCAGCTTCGGCGGCGAGCGGGAAGTCGACTTCGGCGCGGCGTTGGCCGCATACGTCGCCAACAACCATGGTCAGTGCTGTTACTGTGGTTCCGAATTCCCGACCCAGAAGTGGATGGCGCCCGTGGCTCCTGCCAATGTGACGGTGCAAAGTTTCTCCAACCGATTACCCGGCGGGTGGCACCAAGAACCAAAGAAGTATGTATGCGATGTCTGTCGCCTGCAATTCACCCTGGAAAAGCTGACGCATCAGGC
Encoded proteins:
- a CDS encoding WYL domain-containing protein, encoding MARGRRESEWLVIRRCLALIRRVERGPATREELLEALLAAEQVGANTLSREQRRTLAAQPDPALLKRLEQDLARVRESLLVDVHFDRKQGRYDIDGTWLGLLDLPDEDLATVAWLEETFEMDSPQHDEVHALTGRLRRFLSPARRGDLEQQRSLLTLDVRQRDDDAIPPEVWEGLSRAVSRRQRIAFDYVSPQYGDGLARRHVVEPYEAPHFDAARGHFYLRGWCLAMVGPGGREEVRRNIPYRLGRMSRLEVLPDKLPPGRPHSPTFAVVYRLNPEVARLGVSRHPHIVIEAVEREEDGGAVVRGVTEDVFWAQLELMHYRENCQVLGGPELLASMRETVRRMGEVYRRGDDVPVVVGGAV
- the cas10d gene encoding type I-D CRISPR-associated protein Cas10d/Csc3, with the protein product MTNYDILFALGYDDPDSVIGPYIKHVANGGLAAYKTIFQTGKKIGEPVYVHFLNGVFTAERLRLLVKLSDVEARVLYCAYSIHDINKLVENRGRSFNALAVKETVQAELERVGAVDFFPEYQDYLEDITWLVRYHSSHYSTAAEGLIPALQLYRLERERVQKVLGPLMRALDVLELSTSLGERAHKAQFLLLLNQIGEAQYTFVTHQVAEQRGLLTNVIHNRISRHLERRWEMMPLLFYPEGVAYLVRQDRMPIMTADDLDAIGNAVARGAASMSRGEYAKFIRSGNQGIKVDRQCLDLGLSFEDIFNVVNNHVAAKVTGKRFKIEDMEVKARSDLVAVLGDEKHADQRPRIQGLLDRPSLYPASQAGVGTGELLRAYYIFLGDHLKKQVGDPWQYLYTWLELTPDQTASYNLLDPRYQRAFVIASDLQLAIEPLYERILADGAKLMPEKEEEGLGDYAALADYTTRAVTFSFGGEREVDFGAALAAYVANNHGQCCYCGSEFPTQKWMAPVAPANVTVQSFSNRLPGGWHQEPKKYVCDVCRLQFTLEKLTHQAIKGVKTMYLHLYPYSFYTEVFLQSLRDEVRSLLAQDTSVIFPKTYEAIEAFLGNNRLDLVVARRNQEGNPYQNGIVLPQHAETIGNVLIFPLNCPGDSDSEQFLFGLQNALLIQRYFGCKAILTDSAVPILGKEDFADLFVDNAPLGFEGLLPHDDFDRPALDRLWKDMLILHRLQHALYNPDRQENPLLTLARALTSGRLRLYFEADRLLEHKADQGRPDSKQRAWRSNRLARALLPDLRQLIEGESSMQQLESLAQVAWADHIIGRSLERNSLLKPFDMLLEGLERKPAVFGFDTLRAQLSEDIFRHLEAIASEEYKPGRTKREKVKAYVDLFFDGVLAEAYRGNVSKLLADSKGLRSAYLFYIREQIPTK